A segment of the Streptomyces pactum genome:
GCCGCCGGGACGACCGGCACCGGCCGGACCACGACCGCCACCGGGACCGCCACCAGGACGGGGACCGGCAGCCGGACGCTGCGGCATCATGCCGGGGTTGGGACGCGGACCGCCGCCGGGACGGGGACCGCCGCCCTGACCGCCCTGCGGACGCGGCATCGAGCCGGGGCTCGGACGGTTGCCGCCCGGAGCCTGGGGACGAGGACCGCCGCCCTGGCCGCCGGGAGCCTGCGGACGGGGACCGGCGCCGGGGGCACCGGGACCACCCGGGCGCGGGCCGCCCTGCGGGCGGGGCGCCTGCGGGCGCGCCATGCCGGCGTTGCCGCCGGAGGTGAAGGGGTTGTTACCCGGACGCGGGCCGCCGGGGCGGCCTCCGGGACGCTGCGCCGGGGCGCCGGGACGCTGGCCACCGGGACGGCCCTGGCCGCCCTGCTGACCGCGGTCCTGACCGCGGTCCTGACCCGGACCGGACGGACGGGCGCCACCGGGCTTGGGGGCACCGGGACGCGCGCCGCCGGGCTTCGGTCCGGCCGGAGCCGGAGTCGAGGCGGCGGGAGCGGCCGGGGCGGCCGGCGGAGCGGTGAACTCCGGGGCGGCCGGGGCCGGACGCGGCGCGGGCTTCGGGCCCGGCGTCGGACGCTGACCCTGGGACTGCGCCTGGGACGGCGCGGGAGCCGCCGGAGCCTCGGGCTGCTGGGCAGCCGCGGGCTTGGGCGCGGCCGGCGGCCGCGGGGCGGCCGGACGGTCCCCCGGTGCCTTCGCGGCGGGGGAGGGGCCTGCGGCCTGTGCCGGGGACGGCGCCGCGGGCCTGGGGGCGGCCTTCTTCGGGGCCGCGGGACGGCCGGCGGACCGGCCGTTGCCACTGCCCTGCTGGAATGCGTCTGTCAGCTTGCGTACTACGGGCGCTTCGATCGTCGAAGACGCCGAACGGACGAACTCACCGAGCTCCTGGAGCTTGGCCATGACGACCTTGCTCTCGACACCGAACTCCTTGGCGAGTTCGTAGACCCGGACCTTAGCCACTTCGCTCCTCTGAGGTCCGGGTTGCGTCCGGACCGTCGCTAGTTCATGGGCGTACTCATCGCGTACTCATCGAGTGCTCATCGCAATCTCGACCTGCTTTCACTTCGCGAGGTACCAGGCCGCACGGGGTTCCGCGCGGCTCGTCTTCGTTGGCACGTTGCCTACATGCTGCTGTCAGCAACCCTGTGCCTGCTCCACGTAGCGGCGCAACGCCTTTACGTCGAGCGGTCCCGGGACGCGGAGCGCCCGCGGGAACGCCTTGCGGCGCACTGCCTGGTCGACACAGACCGGTGCGGGGTGCACGTAAGCACCCCGGCCGGGCAGCGTACCGCGTGGATCGGGGGTGCACTTACCCTCGACCGCCACGGTGCGCAGCAGCTCGCTCTTGACCGCTCGCTCCCGGCAGCCCACGCAGGTGCGCTCAGGGCAGGCTCGGGTACGTGTCCGGCCAGACACTTCTAAGTCTACCTCCCCGGACCGACCTCACCCCTTCGGGGCAAGAATCGAACACACGCCGCACGCAAGACTGTCGTGATCTCAGCGCCGTGCGGCTTGGATCTATTCCCCGCGCTCCGCCGACGGGCGGTCGGACGACTGCTCCGACGGCTGCTCGGTGTCCGGCCGGATGTCGATCCGCCAGCCGGTCAGCCGGGCCGCGAGGCGGGCGTTCTGGCCCTCCTTGCCGATCGCCAGCGACAACTGGTAATCGGGCACGATCACACGCGCGGAGCGGGCGGCCAGGTCCACGACCTCCACCTTGGAGACGCGGGCCGGGGAGAGCGCGTTCGCCACCATCTCGGCCGGGTCGTCCGACCAGTCGACGATGTCGATCTTCTCACCGTTCAGCTCACCCATGACGTTGCGCACCCGGCCGCCCATGGGGCCGATGCAGGCACCCTTGGCGTTCAGGCCCGAGCGGGTGGAGCGTACGGCGATCTTGGTGCGGTGGCCGGCCTCGCGGGCGATCGCGGAGATCTCGACGGAACCGTCGGCGATCTCCGGGACCTCCAGGGCGAACAGCTTCTTCACCAGGTTGGGGTGCGTGCGGGACAGCGTCACGGAGGGACCGCGCACGCCCTTGGCCACCCGGACGACGTACGAGCGCAGCCGCAGGCCGTGCGGGTAGGTCTCCCCCGGCACCTGCTCCTGCACCGGCAGGATCGCCTCCAGCTTGCCGATGTCGACGAGCACGTTCTTCGGGTCGCGGCCCTGCTGGACCACGCCGGTGACGATGTCGCCCTCCCGGCCGGCGTACTCGCCGAGCGTCGCGTCGTCCTCGGCGTCGCGCAGCCGCTGCAGGATGACCTGCTTGGCGGTGGTGGCGGCGATACGGCCGAAGTCGGACGGCGTGTCGTCGAACTCGCGGGCCGCCTGGCCCTCTTCGAGGTCGTCGGGGTCCTCCTTCGCCCACACGGTCACGTGCCCGGTGTCCCGGTTGAGCTCCACGCGCGCGTGCCGGCGGCTTCCCTCGGTGCGGTGGTAGGCGATGAGGAGGGCCGACTCGATCGCTCCGACCAGCAGGTCGAAGGAGATCTCCTTCTCCCGCACCAAGCCCCGCAGGGCGCTCATGTCGATGTCCACGGCTACGCCTCCTCCTCTTCCTTGTCGTTCTTGACGTTCTTGTCGTTCTTGTCGTTCTTGCCGCCGCCGTCGTCCTTGCGGTTGAACTCGACCTGGACGCGCGCCTTGTCGATGTCGGCGAAGGCGAGTCTGCGGGTGGTGGCCTTGCGGCCCTTGACTCCCGGCACTTCGAGGTCGAGTCCGTCGTCGTCCACGGCGAGGATGCGGGCGGCCAGTTCGCCGCCTTCGTGGAGCTGGAACCGCACCAGGCGGTCCGTGGCGCGCACGTAGTGGCGGTGCTCGGTGAGGGAGCGCTCCGCGCCCGGGGTGCCGACCTCGAGGGTGTACTCCCCCTCGCCCATCGCGTCGGTCTCGTCGAGCTTCGCCGAGAGCGCGCGGCTCACATCGGCGATGCGGTCCAGGTCCGCGCCGGTGTCGGAGTCGACGACGACACGCAGCACACGCTTGCGGCCGACCGAGTCCACCGCGATCTCTTCGAGGTCCAGGCCCTGGGAGGCGACGAGCGGCTCCAGCAGCTCTCGCAGCCTCTCGCTCTGGGTGGTGCTCATCCGGGTGACTCCTCGGCCGCGTGTGCTGTTGTGGGACGGTGCGCGTGTCTGGTCAAAGGGTATCCGGTCCCGGGGGGTGTTGCCGTCCACCCCGGACCGGCGGCGCCGATGAGTGGTGCCCGGCCGGGGCCCGGGTACCGTGATCACGGGCAGGCCGCACCGCGGGACCCCGCCGCTCGCCCGTCGCTTTGCCGTCGCTTCCGTACGAGCCTGTCGAGGACGTCTGCCGTGTCGTTTTCCTCATCGCCGCCGCGCCCGCCGTCGGGGCCGCGCAGAAGGAGCCTGCTCGCGTCGGCCGCCGGCGCCGCCCTGCTCGTCGGCTGTTCCGGCGCTCCGGGCGACGGCGGCCCGAAGGGCGGTCCGCCGGCCGCCGAACGGGCACGCGCGCGTGCGGCCCGGGACAGCGAGAAGCTGGCCGGGCGGTACGCGGCGGTGATCACCGCGCATCCGGGGCTGGCGGAACGGCTGGGGCCGCTGCGCGCGGAGACCGTCCGGCACGCGGAGGCGTTCGGCGCCGTGCGTGCGGCCTCGCCCGGGGCGTCGCCCTCGGTCTCCGCGCGGGCCGCCGGCCCGGAGGACGACGCCTCTGCCGTACCGGCGGCCGAGAAGGACGCCCTGGCCCTGCTCGCCGCCGCCGAGCGGGAGCTGGCCGGCCGGCGGTCCGGGGCCCTGCTGGAGGTGCCGGGCGAGCTGGCGCGGTTGCTGGCCTCGGTGGCGGCGGCCGGATCGGCGCACGTGTATCTGCTGACGGAGGGTGACGGGTGAGCGAGGCCGAGGACCGGGAGCTGGACGCCGTTCAGGCGGCGCTGGCGGCGGAGCACGCGGCCGTGTACGGCTACGGGGTCGTGGGCGGACGGATCGGCGAGGAGCGGCGCCCCGAGGCCCGGACGGCCTACGACGCGCACCGGGCGCGGCGGGACGCGCTGGCGCGCAGGGTGCGCGACCTCGGCGGCGAGCCGGTCGCCGCTGCGGCCGGGTACGCACTGCCCTTCTCGGTGCCGGACTCGGCGGCGGCGGCGCGACTGGCGGCGGAGCTGGAGGAGCGCGTGGCCGGCGTCTATTCCGACCTGGTGCGGGCGGCCGAGGGCGAACGGCGGGCCACCGCGGCCGGGGCGCTGCGGGAGGCGGCGGTCCGGGCGGTGCGCTGGCGGGGCGGGAGCGTAGCCTTCCCTGGGCTCGCGGAGCGGGCCGACGGCCGGTCGGGGCCGGACGCGACACCGGATGCGGCGTCGGACCCGGGCTCGGACCCGGCGTCCGGCCCGGCTTCCGCTTCGACGGCTCCGACCGCGTAACACGTACGGCTGCCCGTACGGGAAGGGAACGGCTCGCGCATGGCTTTCGAACCGCCGCGGCGTCTGGTCAGGGCGCTCGGTGAGACGGCACCGGACGGTGACGACTGGTTGGAGAAGCTGCCCGAAGCGGCGGAGCGGGCCGTGGCGGTGCGCGAGTTGACCGTGGAGCGGGTGCAGGTGCCCGGCGGCCGCAGCAGTCTGGTGGTCCTGGTGCGGACGGCGGACGGGACCCCCGCGGTGCTGAAGCTGGCCCCGCGCCGGGCCCGCCCGGAGGGCGAACGGGCCGCGCTCGCCCACTGGGGCGGACTCGGCGCCGTACAACTGCTCGGAGCGGAGCCCACGGAGGGCGTGCTGCTGCTGGAGCGGCTGCATCCGGACGTGTCGGTGCGGTCGCTGCCGGAGGCGAAGGCGTTGCTGGAGGCCGCGGGGACCCTGCGGCGGCTGTGGGTCGAGCCGCCCGCCGGTCACCCCTTCGAGACCGTGGCCGAGCGGACCGGGCGGCAGGCCGAGGCGATGCGGGCGGGCGCGGTGGCCGACGCCGAGGTGGCGCCGCTGGTCGACGCGGCGCTCGCGGCCCGCGAGGAGCTGCTGGCCGCGCCGCCCGAGCCTCGACTGCTGCACGGGACGTTCCGGCAGAGCAAGGTGCTCGCCGGGGACCGGATGCCGTGGCTGGCCGTGGGTCCGGACCCGGTGGTCGGCGAGAGCGCCTTCGACCTCGCGCGGCTGGTGCGGGACCGGGTGGAGGACCTCATCGCCCAGCCGTCGGGCGCCTCGACGACCCGGCGGCGGGTCAAGCGGCTCGCCGAGTCCCTGGAGGTGGACCAGGAACGGCTGCGCGGCTGGACGCTGTTCCGCGCGGTCGAGTCGGGCGTACGGGCCCGCCGGGTGGGCCGGGAGCAGGACGCGGAACTGCTCCTGGAGTTCGCGAGCTGGCTGTAGGACGGCGGTGGGCGCGGCAGGGAGACGACGCACGCGGTGGTGAGCGCGCCGTCTCCCTACCGGGTCGCCTCCGCGTCGGGGGCCGTGGGCCCGGACGTCTCGGCTTTCGTGTGGAGGACCTCGCGGGCCTGCTCGGCGGCGCGCGCGGTGCTCTCGCTGACGAAGTCGAGGAAGCGGGCGACGTTCTCCAGGCGGGCGCCGGCCGGGGTGCCGGAGCCGAGGACGCCTACGCCCTGCCGTGCGGTCTCGACGACCTGGGCGATGGACCGGGCACTGGCCATCGTCGACTGGTACCAGACGTCGTCGTCGACGACATAGCGCTCGCGGCGTCGTTCGTCGCGCTCCCGGCGGACGAAGGCCTGCTCGTCGAGGAACGAGATCGCTTTGGAGACGGACGCCGGACTGACCTGGAGGCGCTGGACGAGTTCGGACGCGGTGAGGCTGCCGGAGTCGGTGAGGGTGAGACAGGCCATGACCCGGGCCATCATCTTGGGCATGCCCGAGGCCATGAGGACGGTGGTGAACACCTCCTCGTACTCACGCACGGCGTCGGCGTCCCGCCCGTGGGCCTGCGGCGGCACCCTCGGGCCCCGGGACGCGGCGGGCCGCCTGCGCCGGTGGGCGCGGTGTTCGGTGGCGCGGTGGGCGAGGTCGGCGCGGTAGGCGGTGGGGCCGCCGTTGCGCATCACCTCGCGGGTGATCGTCGAGGTCGGGCGGTCGAGGCGCCTGGCGATCTCCGCGTAGGCGAGGCCGTCGGCCAGCCCCAGTGCGATCTGCTGACGCTCCTGCTGAGTGAGCCTGCCTCCAGGCATCGCTGTCTCCTTCGTACTTCCTAGTGCCATCAGCATAGCGTTCACCTTCTCTCCATTGCAACGAACGAGCCGCCTTCGTTGCATTAGGCGAGAAGATCATTGCAACGATTAGTTGCCTACTAGCTGCCATTATCACTTTCCTGCGCAACGCTTTTGTTGCTCGTTCCGTGAACGCAACGTAGCGTTTCGAGCGTCAGAAAGCAGCAGCCCAAAGGAGAGCACGATGCGGACCTTCGACACCCCCAACCCGATCTCCACCGTCCTGGACATCCCCGCCGGGCGCATCCGGTTCATCGCCGCCGACCGGGCCGACACCACGGTCGAGGTCACGCCCGCGGACGCCTCGAACGGCCGCGACGTGAAGGCAGCGGAGCAGACCGGGATCGAATACGGTGACGGGGTCCTGCGGGTCGAGGCCACGGCCGCGAACCGGTTGCTCGGCAGTTCCGGCTCCATCGAGGTGACCGTCCGACTGCCCGCCGACTCCCGGGTCGAGGCCAAGGCGGCCAGCGCCGAGTTCCGCGGCGTGGGGCGGCTCGGCGACGTCACCTTCGAGGGCTCGCACGGCTCGGTCAAGCTCGACGAGGCCGCGAGTGCCCGGCTGGCCACTCTCGCCGGTGACGTCTGCGTCGGCCGGCTCGGCGGCCCCGCGGAGATCAGCACCGCGAAGGGCGACATCCGGATCTCCGAGGCGGTGCGCGGCGCGGTCGTGCTGCGCACCGAGGCCGGCGAGGTGTCGGTCGGCGCGGCCCACGGGGTCTGCGCCTCCCTGGACGCCGGCACGTCCTACGGCCGGATCCACAACACGCTCAAGAACACCGACGGCGCCGCCGCGGACCTGGCCATCCACGCGACCACCGCCTACGGCGACATCGTCGCCCGCAGCCTCTGAGGAGCACCTGTCATGACCGATCCGGCCATCGCGGCGAACTAACTGCGCAAGTACTACGGCGACAAGACCGTCCTCGACGGCTTCGACCTGACCGTTCCCGAAGGAACGGTCTGCACGCCCGGCGCTACCCGTCCCTCGCCCTGAACCCGCTGCTCACACCCGTCATGCTCCTGCTGCTGGCCGATCGCCGAGTACCAGCCCTTCACCCGCGCCATCGAAGCCCTCCGCGGACTGCTCCTCGGCACCGAGATCGGCCACAACGGCTGGCTCGCGGTCGCCTGGTGCCTGGTGCCTGGTGCCTGGGACTGGCCGTACTCGGCTACCTCTGGTCCGCCTCGAACCTCGACCGCGACCCGAGGTGACCGCCATGCCGGCGCGAGTCTCCTTGCGCGACGCGTTCCACCCGAGGGCGGCGCACCCCGACACCACGTCGGCGTCCGCCGCCCTTCTCCGTGTCATCGCCCGGCCGGGCACCTCACGGTGGCCCGGGATGTCAGGCCGTGAGGCGGGCGATGGCCTCCTCGACCGTCACTTCCTCGCGCTCCCCGGTGCGGCGGTCCTTCAGTTCGACCACGCCTTCGGCGGAACGGCGCCCGGCGACCAGGATCTTGGGTACGCCGATGAGTTCGGCGTCCGTGAACTTGACGCCCGGGGAGACGCCGGCCCGGTCGTCCACCAGGACGCGGACGCCGGCGGCGGCCAGCTTGCCGGAGACCTCGAGGGCCAGCTCGGTCTGCAGGGCCTTGCCGGCGGCGACGACGTGCACGTCGGCCGGGGCGACCTCCTGGGACCAGACGAGGCCCTTGTCGTCGGCGTGCTGCTCGGCGAGGGCGGCCACCGCGCGGGAGACGCCGATGCCGTAGGAGCCCATGGTGACGCGGGCCGGCTTGCCGTTCTGGCCGAGGACGTCGAGCTTGAGGGCGTCGGTGTACTTGCGGCCCAACTGGAAGATGTGACCGATCTCGATGGCGCGGTCCAGCCTGAGACCGGTGCCGCACTTCGGGCAGGGGTCGCCCTCCCGGACCACGACGACGTCGACGTACGCGTCGACCTCGAAGTCACGGCCCGCCACGACGTTCCTGGCGTGCGTGTGCTCCTTGTTGGCACCCGTGATCCAGGCCGTGCCCGGCGCCACGCGCGGGTCGGCGATGTACTGCACCTTCTCGCCCAGGCCCTGCGGACCGACGTAGCCGCGGACCAGGTCGGGGCGGCCCACGAAGTCCTCGGCGGTGACCAGCTCGACGGCGGCCGGGGCGAAGTGCGCCTCGACCTTGTCCAGGTCGACCTCGCGGTCGCCGGGGACGCCCACGGCGACGATCTCGCCGTCGACCTTGACGAGGAGGTTCTTCAGCGTGGCGGAGGCCGGGACGCCGAGGGAGGCGGCGAGGGTCTCGATGGTGGGGGTGTCGGGGGTCGGGATGTCCTCGGCGGCGGGCACGGCTGCCGCATCCGCGGGCTGCAGGGCGTAGGTGATCGCCTCGGTGTTGGCGGCGAAGTCGCAGTTCGGGCAGTCCGCGAAGGTGTCCTCGCCGGCCTCGGCCGGGGCGAGGAACTCCTCGGACTTGGAACCTCCCATCGCGCCGGCGGTCGCGGCGCAGATGCGGTAGTCGAGGCCGAGGCGCTCGAAGACGCGCTGGTAGGCGGCGCGGTGCAGGGCGTAGGACTCGGCGAGGCCCTCGTCGGCGACGTCGAAGGAGTAGGAGTCCTTCATCAGGAACTCGCGGCCGCGCAGGATGCCGGCCCGGGGGCGGGCCTCGTCGCGGTACTTGTTCTGGATCTGGTAAAGGATGACCGGCAGGTCCTTGTAGGAGGACGCCTGGTCCTTCACCAGCAGGGTGAAGATCTCCTCGTGGGTGGGGCCGAGGAGGTAGTCGCCGCCCTTGCGGTCCTGGAGGCGGAACAGCTCGGGGCCGTACTCCTCCCAGCGGCCGGTGGCCTCGTACGGCTCGCGCGGCAGCAGGGCGGGGAGCTGGACCTCCTGGGCGCCGATGGCGTCCATCTCCTCGCGGACGATGCGCTCGACGTTGCCGAGGACCTTCTTGCCGAGCGGCAGCCAGCTCCAGAGGCCGGCGGCGGTGCGGCGCACGTAGCCGGCGCGGACCAGCAGCTTGTGGCTGAGGACCTCGGCGTCCGCCGGGTCGTCGCGCAGCGTCTTCGCCATCAACTTCGACATGCGCTGGACCGGTGCGTTGGCCATGGTTCTCGTGTCTCCTGCTGCGTAAGGATGGTGCTAGGAGGTTAGCCGGGTGGTCCAGCCCGGCGGAAATCGGTTACGGGCCTCAGGTCCCGTCCCGGGGCCGGCGCAGCGGGAGCGGGGCGCCCATCACGGCGTACGGCTTGGGGGCGCTGGGGAAGAGGACCTGCCGGGCGAGGTCCTGGTAGCCGAGGGAGCGGTAGAGGCCGCGGGCGGGGCTCTCGGTGTCGATCGCGGAGAGGATCGAGCGGGGCTCGGCGGCGGCGTCGGTGATCGTGGTGATCAGGGAGCGGCCCGCGCCGCGGTTCTGGTGGGCGGGGTGGACGTGGAGTTCGGTGATGACGAAGGAGTCGTCGAGCCAGGTGTCGTTGCCCTGGGCGCGGAGGTAGGGCTCGACGACGGTGGACCACCAGTGGGCGCGGTCGTTGGGCATGCCGTAGACGAAGCCGACGAGGTCGCCGCCGACGGTGGCGCCGAGGGCTCTGGCGCCGGGGTGGGTCATGTGGCGCAGGACGATCTGGCGGCGGACGGCCACCTCGTCGGGGCCGAGTCCGAACGCGGCGGCTTGGACCGCGAGGGCCTCGTCCACGTGCGCGGCGAGGTCCAAGGGGCCGATCACGAGCTCCATGGCCGGGAGCCTAGCGCTTCGCTGAACAGGGGCGGAGGTACGGGCTGTCGTTCGGGGGCCGGTGCTGGGAGCCGGTCGTGGCTCAGAACAGGATGCTCATGAAGGCGCCGATCTCCTGGAAGCCCACCCGCTGGTACGTCCGTCGTGCCGCCGTGTTGAAGTCGTTCACGTACAGGCTCGCCACCGGGGCGACGTCCGCGAGGGCGTAGCGGAGGATGGCCGCCATGCCCGGTGCCGCGAGGCCGGTGCCCCGGTACTCGGGGGCCACCCATACGCCCTGGATCTGGCAGGCGCGGTCGGTGGCGGCGCCGATCTCGGCCTTGAAGACGACCCTGCCGTCGGTGTCGAAGCGGGCGAAGGAGCGGCCGGAGCCGACGAGTTCGGCGACCCGGGCCTGGTAGAGCAGGCCGCCGTCGCCGGCCATCGGGGAGATGCCGACCTCCTCGGTGAACATCGCCACGCAGGCCGGCATGATCCGCTCCATCTCGTCCTTGCGGACGCGGCGGACGTAGGGGTCGGGGGTGATGTCGGCGGGCATGCGGTCGGTGACCATGAGGGGCTGCCTGGTGCGTACCTCGCGGGGCGGGCCCCAGCCCGGTTCGAGCAGTCGCCACAACTGGGCGGTGGTGTCGGCGGGGCCGACGATCGAGGAGCAGCGGCGGCCGGCCCGCCGGGCGCGGTCGGCGAAGGCGCGGACGGCGCGCGGGGTGGCGCAGATCGGGACGAGGTTGGCGCCCGCGTAGCACAGGGACGTCAGCATGCCGTGCTCGTACCAGCCCCACATCTCGCCGCCGAGCCGCCACGGGTCGAGGCCGGCGATCCGCACCCGGGCGGTCACGAAGGCGTTCGCGACCGGCTCGCGGTCGAGGACGGCGAGCGCTGCGTCCAGGTCGCTCGGTTCGAGCACGCGGGAGGTGGTCTGCGTCAACACGTGCGGGGGCCTCACCCTGAGATCTGCTGGTCTCCGCACTGTACCTGCCGTGAATATGCCGCGCCGCCCCCTGGGACGACGCGGCCGGTGCGGGGGCCGGGTCAGCCCGCGACGGACACCGAGGGCTCGCCGGAGGTCACGCCGTCGGCCTCCATCTGCTCGGCGATCTTCATGGCCTCCTCGATGAGGGTCTCCACGATCTTGGACTCGGGGACGGTCTTGACGACCTCGCCCTTGACGAAGATCTGGCCCTTGCCGTTGCCGGAGGCGACGCCGAGGTCGGCCTCGCGGGCCTCGCCGGGACCGTTGACGACACAGCCCATGACGGCGACGCGCAGCGGGACGTCCATGCCCTCCAGGCCGGCGGTGACCTCCTCGGCCAGCTTGTAGACGTCGACCTGGGCGCGGCCGCAGGACGGGCAGGAGACGATCTCCAGGCCGCGCCGGCGCAGGTTCAGCGACTCCAGGATCTGGATGCCGACCTTGATCTCCTCGACCGGCGGGGCCGACAGGGAGACGCGGATGGTGTCGCCGATGCCCTGGGAGAGCAGCGCGCCGAAGGCGACGGCCGACTTGATGGTGCCCTGGAAGGCGGGCCCGGCCTCGGTGACACCGAGGTGCAGCGGGTAGTCGCACTGGGCGGCGAGCTGCCGGTAGGCCTCGACCATGACGACCGGGTCGTTGTGCTTGACGGAGATCTTGATGTCCCGGAAGCCGTGCTCCTCGAAGAGCGACGCCTCCCACAGCGCGGACTCCGCCAGCGCCTCGGGCGTCGCCTTGCCGTACTTCTGGAGCAGACGCCGGTCCAGCGACCCCGCGTTCACGCCGATGCGGATCGGGGTGCCGTGGTCCTTCGCCGCCTTGGCGATCTCCTTGACCTTGTCGTCGAACTGCTTGATGTTGCCGGGGTTCACCCGGACCGCCGCACAGCCCGCCTCGATCGCGGCGAACACGTACTTGGGCTGGAAGTGGATGTCCGCGATCACCGGGATCTGCGACTTGCGCGCGATCACCGCGAGGGCGTCCGCGTCGTCCTGCGTCGGGCAGGCCACCCGCACGATCTGGCAGCCGGACGCCGTCAGCTCGGCGATCTGCTGGAGCGTCGCGCCGATGTCGGACGTACGCGTCGTGGTCATGGACTGCACCGACACGGGGGCGTCGCCGCCCACCGCCACGGGCCCGACCTGGATCTGACGGCTCTTGCGGCGCTCCGCGAGCCTGGTCGGAACGTCCGGCATGCCGAGAGAAATCGCAGTCATCTGCTGTGCAACCCCAAGTCGTGGATCAAGGTCCGGCCCCGTTCAGCGGCGGGCTCCGGCCTCCGAGATTACGGCACCGACGTGAACGCCGGGCACACGGCGTACGGGAGATGCACCCTTTGGCATCCGTCTGCCGGGAGACCGGCGTGAAGCCCGGCCCGGAGGGACATGCTCCCCGGATCGGGCTTCTCGTCGGATCGTTCGGATCGTTCGGATCGTCCGTACGTCAACTGATCCGTACCGGATTGACGACGTCCGCCACCAGGACCAGCAGCGTGAAGCAGACGAAGACGCCCGCCACCACATAGGCCACCGGCATCAGCTTCGCCACGTCGAACGGGCCCGGGTCCGGGCGGCGCAGCACCTTGGCCGCGGTGCGGCGCAGCGACTCCCACAGCGCGCCCGCGATGTGGCCGCCGTCGAGCGGCAGCAGCGGGAGCATGTTGAAGAGGAACAGGGAGAGGTTGAAGCCGGCCACCAGCATGACGAACATGGCGAGCTGCTGGGTGGGCGGGATGTCCAGGGTGGCGATCTCGCCGCCGACGCGGGCGGCGCCGACGACGCCCATCGGGGAGTCCGCCTCGCGGGGTCCGTCGCCGAAGGCCGCGTCCCACAGGGCGGGGATCTTGGCGGGCAGGGCGGCGAGGGAGTCGACGGCGTCGCCGATCCGGTCGCCCATCCAGGTCACGGACTGGCCGAAGTCCTGTTTCACCACGCCGGTGGCGGCGCTGAAGCCGAGGAAGCCGGCGGTGACGTACTCGCCCTCGACGATCTGTCCGTTGGCGTCCTTCTTCGCGACCTGGTTGGTGGCGATGGTCGCCTGGAGGGTGACCTCCTGGCCTGCGCGCTCGACGACGACCGGCACCTTCTCGCCGGGGTTGGCGCGGATCATGTTGGACAGCTTGTCCCAGTCGTCGGTCCGCACGCCGTCGAAGGAGACGATCTTGTCGCCCGCCTTGAGGCCCGCCGCCGCGGCCGGGGAGGCCGGGTCGGACTTGGTGCAGTCGTCGCGGTTCTCGCTCTGTGAGATGACGCACTGGGAGACGGAGCTCACCGTGGTGGTCTGCTGCGAGATGCCGAAGCCCATGAGGACGGTGAGGAACAGCACCACCGCGAGGATGAGGTTCATGAACGGGCCCGCGAACATCACGATGACGCGTTTCCAGGGCTTGCGCGTGTAGAACAGGCGCTTCTCGTCACCCGGCTGCAGCTCCTCGAAGGCGGCCGAGCGGGCGTCCTCGATCATCCCGCGCCAGGGCGAGGTGGAGCGGGCCTCCAGCCGGCCGTCGGCGCCGGGCGGGAACATTCCGATCATGCGGATGTAGCCGCCGAACGGGATGGCCTTGACCCCGTACTCCGTCTCGCCCTTCTTCCGGGAGAAGAGCGTCGGCCCGAAGCCGACCATGTACTGCGGCACGCGGATGCCGAACATCTTGGCGGTGGACAGGTGCCCCAGCTCGTGCCAGGCGATGGAGAACAGCAGGCCGACCGCGAAGACGACT
Coding sequences within it:
- a CDS encoding aminoglycoside phosphotransferase family protein; translated protein: MAFEPPRRLVRALGETAPDGDDWLEKLPEAAERAVAVRELTVERVQVPGGRSSLVVLVRTADGTPAVLKLAPRRARPEGERAALAHWGGLGAVQLLGAEPTEGVLLLERLHPDVSVRSLPEAKALLEAAGTLRRLWVEPPAGHPFETVAERTGRQAEAMRAGAVADAEVAPLVDAALAAREELLAAPPEPRLLHGTFRQSKVLAGDRMPWLAVGPDPVVGESAFDLARLVRDRVEDLIAQPSGASTTRRRVKRLAESLEVDQERLRGWTLFRAVESGVRARRVGREQDAELLLEFASWL
- the nusA gene encoding transcription termination factor NusA — its product is MDIDMSALRGLVREKEISFDLLVGAIESALLIAYHRTEGSRRHARVELNRDTGHVTVWAKEDPDDLEEGQAAREFDDTPSDFGRIAATTAKQVILQRLRDAEDDATLGEYAGREGDIVTGVVQQGRDPKNVLVDIGKLEAILPVQEQVPGETYPHGLRLRSYVVRVAKGVRGPSVTLSRTHPNLVKKLFALEVPEIADGSVEISAIAREAGHRTKIAVRSTRSGLNAKGACIGPMGGRVRNVMGELNGEKIDIVDWSDDPAEMVANALSPARVSKVEVVDLAARSARVIVPDYQLSLAIGKEGQNARLAARLTGWRIDIRPDTEQPSEQSSDRPSAERGE
- a CDS encoding helix-turn-helix domain-containing protein is translated as MPGGRLTQQERQQIALGLADGLAYAEIARRLDRPTSTITREVMRNGGPTAYRADLAHRATEHRAHRRRRPAASRGPRVPPQAHGRDADAVREYEEVFTTVLMASGMPKMMARVMACLTLTDSGSLTASELVQRLQVSPASVSKAISFLDEQAFVRRERDERRRERYVVDDDVWYQSTMASARSIAQVVETARQGVGVLGSGTPAGARLENVARFLDFVSESTARAAEQAREVLHTKAETSGPTAPDAEATR
- a CDS encoding YlxR family protein, which produces MSGRTRTRACPERTCVGCRERAVKSELLRTVAVEGKCTPDPRGTLPGRGAYVHPAPVCVDQAVRRKAFPRALRVPGPLDVKALRRYVEQAQGC
- a CDS encoding ferritin-like domain-containing protein, producing MSEAEDRELDAVQAALAAEHAAVYGYGVVGGRIGEERRPEARTAYDAHRARRDALARRVRDLGGEPVAAAAGYALPFSVPDSAAAARLAAELEERVAGVYSDLVRAAEGERRATAAGALREAAVRAVRWRGGSVAFPGLAERADGRSGPDATPDAASDPGSDPASGPASASTAPTA
- the rimP gene encoding ribosome maturation factor RimP; protein product: MSTTQSERLRELLEPLVASQGLDLEEIAVDSVGRKRVLRVVVDSDTGADLDRIADVSRALSAKLDETDAMGEGEYTLEVGTPGAERSLTEHRHYVRATDRLVRFQLHEGGELAARILAVDDDGLDLEVPGVKGRKATTRRLAFADIDKARVQVEFNRKDDGGGKNDKNDKNVKNDKEEEEA
- a CDS encoding DUF4097 family beta strand repeat-containing protein; translated protein: MRTFDTPNPISTVLDIPAGRIRFIAADRADTTVEVTPADASNGRDVKAAEQTGIEYGDGVLRVEATAANRLLGSSGSIEVTVRLPADSRVEAKAASAEFRGVGRLGDVTFEGSHGSVKLDEAASARLATLAGDVCVGRLGGPAEISTAKGDIRISEAVRGAVVLRTEAGEVSVGAAHGVCASLDAGTSYGRIHNTLKNTDGAAADLAIHATTAYGDIVARSL